The following DNA comes from Theileria parva strain Muguga chromosome 3 map unlocalized ctg_531, whole genome shotgun sequence.
TTGGTAAACATTTGTTCCAGAATTTATGGAAAAATCCGAGTTTATAACTTCCATCCCGTGATTTACTCCTTGGCCCTTTTctttttgaaaatttccTCAAATGCTTCAAACATGAGTAAACCAGTTCATAATTTCCGTTACACCACTGAAGAGCGTTTTCATCTAGGGTAATGGCAGTATCCATATCCTAGAAGATGCGAGGGCACCTGTTTCCAAAAACCTAGAGAATTAACGGTGGCgttgtgtaaaataaaatgaacattatataaattttacaatttttaaactccgagaaattatgaaaaagATTTACATGAACTTTCCTAATACACTGTTGTTTGTGAATCTATGATAAATAATCTGCGATAAGGTACACAATTAAATCATActaagttaaaaaataaaaacaagGTTATAAACTgcatataattaaaattattccatATATTCACTAAATTTAACCAGAATTTGCCTATACTCCCCACCCGAACATATATAACACATAACATGGAggtattatattttatttaccATTGTAAAGAAGCTATATTtgcattaaaatttattacgCTTAAGATTTTGAGTACAAATGTATCAAGGGCATTGGAACACTCTTGATAAtctttttaatattttctttagaaataataacatGAGCTTCACAACCGATTGGTGTATATACAGTTACCTATAATCTTAGTTAACCTTTACTTAAACTTACTCCTACTAGTATCATTACACATCCTGGCATCATTTCATTTACATAAGAATCTATATCTTCTCTATACAGAATTCCTGTGATTTTATCACATTGGTCCTAGAAATTGGTTATATATGGTGATACATAACTTACAGTGAGTATGATTAGAATGTTAGGCTCCAAAATGACAAATGAATCAATCATTACAACAAGACAATCCGTCTATGACATAACTATATtggtgttaaaattaccttgaATGCTCTTTTAGTTTGtgttttaattaatttatctatatTGTACTTTCTGGATAGAAAATCTCCAAATTGCTCACAATAATCATAATCAATATACATACTCACATCAACAtctaaatataataatgtgcTTGAATTCTTACCTTCAGGGGATATTAAGCTAATTCCATTAATCCAACATTCTGCTTTGTATGCCTCTAAATTTTCCTTTTCAGTAGCGGAATCTTCAAATCTATTGGAAATATGAAGTTACAATTGGTAAAGTGGAGAAAATAAGTACAACtgtgtatataaattactGTTCCTCGATGTAGTAATATTGTCCTATTGATCCTGCTGGGCCTAGTAATTGGCCTGAGATATTTGGAGAAGAATCACCGGCAGAAGAACTAAAACATATATGTGTGAATAGTGTTTAAATACCTTGAAAGTTTAGAAACTGGTGTAAAGACTGTATCTTCCTGTACTTTAACCTTTTTATACCCAAAATTATTGTACTCTGGTTGAGAACACCTCTTGAATGGTTGGTTTGGATCCAAGCAGCTTAAAATTGGTAGTATTTCTGAGAAAATTGAATCATCTAATTCATCTTCCATCTCCTGACCCATATTTGACCAAACAGAAAAACGCTAGGGTTACTTTTACAacaaatttcattaaaattttgaatttataaggataaaataaggataacaacaatttaagctattagtgtgtagcatcatttaaaacaacatcatactaaaatttttataaaattacatcgagggaatattttatttaattgccctcatttaaaaacaattttaaacatttacaaaacacataaaacaaattataaaataattaaagtGATTCAGCTAGAAGTGGTGGAAGATAAAATTAGGAACAATTAACACTCAAAATGAGtatttaacacataaaTACAACTAGAAATAACATAAACTAATCAAAGATTTATACTAAAATGCTATTGTAAACATTGGTATTAAGCTATATAATGCAGAAAATATGTGACTAAAAAgtgagtaaaataatggatcaagttgtattttaaacatatGATCActatgaaaaaattttttaaaatcattcaaATGTGTTATATTATGgtttatatttgttttaatGCCATATTTTCAAATGGATGGGGTCATGGCAGTATCTACTGTGGACTTTAATCctaatttagttaaaaatacatattatttgtcaattacaatatttaaaattaattattctattttaaattaattttataatattttagttgTTTTATCGCATCTTTGATCTCCTATAGTActtgttttaaaataaagatgAATATTATCGTGTCAAAGTTTCTTGCTAGTACTTGTTTGTTTGGCTCTGCCATACTTGGTTGTTTCATTCCTTCAATTATACGAAaaactataaaaaatgaaggTTCCGAACCCCAAACTTCTAAAAAAGAAGGAATCATGTGTCTCTGTAATTGCCTTGCCGCAGGTAATTCTCACACCACCTCAATTACATAGCTAtttattatagttataaacccatattatatagttataaacccatattatatagttataaaattatatagttatattgTGTTGATGGGATTGACTTAGGTTTTATAATGGGTATGACGTTTTTGCATATGTTTCCAGAGACTGCTGAGCAATGTTCTTCGAGTGGACTGTTCATAAAGATTAAggaaaataagttaaatttaacatttgtCATAATGCTTTCGTCATTTTCAATCATGTTGTTTTTAGAGCGTGTTTTATCCTTTGGAAGTTAGTTTATCCCATTATCCATCAATGTATATTTAGGGACACCTTGTTGTTCTGTGTTTAATGATTGTAAGGATAACACAAAGTGTTGTGTACCAATTGATGAGGAATCGCTTGTTAATTGTGGAATTAAAACTGAGGAGGCCATTATTAACCAGTCAGACCACGCCATTAAACCTTGTCCTTCTCCCAGATATAAACATAAACATAATCAAATCCTTGCAACTATCAAAAATCTTCTCTGTCCCATCTGTGACTGTAATGGACTCTGCATTACACTTGCACTCTTCTTACATTCAGTTTTcgaaggtaattttaaattaacctACTACAATAGtttataatatgtataatataatgttGGTTTAGGACTGGTTGTTGGACTTGAGGATCATGATGTTCATATGTGGTTGATTACTGTGGCTATAGTATTGCATAAGTGGGCTGCTGGCATGGCGTTAGCTTCATTTTTAGTTGGTAACACTAAGACTACTACGTATGCCATGTTTGCTATTTTTTGTCTGGGGTCTCCTCTTGGTGTTCTAATTGGTTCACTCATTTTGGACTCTAACCTGAAGGTAATCGCAGTTTTAAACGCTATCGCTCTTGGTACTCTTGTTTATGTCGGATTTGAGATTATCGTCCATGAACTTTTCTGTGAAATCAAGTGTAAGAGAACTGCTCTCTACAAGTGGATCTCCTTCATGCTCGGCATCACGCTCATCTTCTCAACTCTAATCCTGGAATTTTTCTTATCAAATCATGATCACTAATATAAAGTATTCCCGTGTTATTCTGTACTcactatatactatatacttactACTCAGTACTCAGtacatactatatactatactacatACTCAGTACTCATTACAAAATACAAACTTTAtgattatattttaatttggtgtgattgaaatttattttacatgtGGTTATAGTTTGGCTTCATTGAGTTGTGCCATTTTACCTTGGCTGATAAACGATTTGACAAATTCGAGTATTTTGGGGCATGATTTAGTGTGTGGTGAATTCTTCATTAAATCATCCACCTCTGACAACGGAACCTTCTTTATATACAGTACCTCACCCTTCTGAGGCGTTAACTCCTCCGCCGTACCATTAAACAATGCGACCTAACAATCGTTCTAGTTTAATAGATATAAGGGGTTATTCTAGTTGAATAGATATAAGGGGTTATTCTAGTTGAATAGATATAAGAGTTTAGTCATGAGTTGagttattattaaatagttgtataattgtataaagAGGAATAAGTTGATACAAAGACTTTGTAATGACATTTGACTTGATCATCATCTCTGGGGAAATAACCGACTTCAATTAGATTATCTTCCTGTAAAGGTAATCCACATTCCTCATACACCTCTCTTATTGCATTTTCCATATATGTTTCGCCAAcctattaattattagttaatattgATAGGAAAATTGGTAAGTTAAGTTTGATAACGAAATTGTTAAGTTAAGTTTGATAGGAAAATTGGTGAGTAAGGTTAGATACCGAAACGACACCGCCGAAGGCTAAGTCTACAAAACCGGGGCAGTATTCTTTGGCAAGATCTCGAATATGATAGAATAAGTGTGGATCATCGggatttgataaaattacaacGGAGGATATACGATGCCACTCATTATACAATCTCtaaaaacacattttctcTCCATTTGGACAAAATAATCCCTTTACATCAACAAACtaactaatataatatatttgtataataaaatatgatatGTGGGAGTTGATTGGTTGTATTGTTGGATACCATTTCTTTTCTGGTACAGGAGCCGACTTCGTTATCGTCTTTATCGACCATGCAGATGACTTCTGTGGAGTTTGGCATGGAATctattttagttttatcGATCATGTTCGAAAATAAATCGATATGATAGgaaataaacataaaataatcaattttGAGGATATGTCTCACGATGTTCTTATGGGGAACATGTGTAcagaaaaattaatagattaattattttaatcacattttttacctcCAAACTAATTACAGTTTTTATCTTCTACCTGGATTCCACTATAAAACACCATCTCACACTATTTCACACTCCTTACAccacttttacacattcacaCATTATAAACTAGATTTATAccatttattaaattgaataatttaatatttagaatatacaaaagtgaaatttttttacactaggattttatccaaattaCCTCAAATGTGTACACTAATCCCATACACAATACCTACTacttataaatatactacaCCTTCTACACTACTTATACATACTACATATAtcataaaaaaatttacaatattaaattattatttattgttgGTAAAAAAGGCCCCGAGCATCTACCAAGAAAACTCAGTAAATACTCGAGGCCGCAAATGAGTGTTGTAGATAGTTGAGAGAGAGAAGGTGTATGAGTGTAAACTCCTAACATCAAACTGTAAACTCGTGACAACAAAATAATACATAGTTGGTAAAAATTGACCAACTGTGTGAGtgattttgtaaaatacaCCAGACCCAGTCAGTAAATAAGAGTTGACTGTGTCAATATTTGCTTCCCTTTCGACCTCACTCCGTAACTGCACACTCACAACAAGTTGTTCGTGTGTCTACTCGTGACAACGTGGAATGTTGTACACATCGAGCACCTCGGGTAGAATCTCAGCGGATCGTAAGACAAGCCTACTCTCGCGCTTACAATACCCGGGTGCGTCAAGGTCGTCTGCGATGGATGTATCACTTTGGGCGGGAGAAATTGTGTTGACGGCAGAGCCGTGGGAACTGCAGGCATATAGCGTTGCGAAAGCGCCAAAAGTGATGGAAAACGTTGATGTTCAGCATGGATTCTGACTTAGAGGCGTTCAGTCATTATCCAACGGATGGTAGCTTCGCGGCACTAGCTTTTCAACTAGCCGCATTAACCAAGTATCCGAACCAACTGTTCCTCTCGTACTAAATTGGATTACTGTCACAACGTCGGTGCATCAGTAGGGTAAAACTAACCTGTCTCACGACGGTCTAAACCCAGCTCACGTTCCCTATTAGCGGGTGAACAATCCGACACTTTGAGACTTCTGCATCTCAATGATAGGAAGAGCCGACATCGAAGGATCAAAAAGCAACGTCGCTATGAACGCTTGGCTGCCACAAGCCAGTTATCCCTGTGGTAACTTTTCTGACACCTCTAGCTGTATATCTTACAGACTCAAAGGATCGATAGGCCATGCTTTCACAGTTTGTATTTGTACTGAAAATCAAAATCAAGCGAACTTTTCCCCTTTTGGTCAACATGAGATTTCTGTCCTCATTGAGTTCGCCTTGGGACACCTGTGTTATCTTTTAACAGATGTACCGCCCCAGCCAAACTCCCCACCTGGCTATGTCTTCCGCGTTAATCAGCAGAGCCTTGTGCAAAAACATGGCGAAGCCAAGTCTTAATACTACGGAATAAGTAAAACAACATCAAGAGTAGTGGTATTTCACTGTCGCCGGAGCTCCCACTTATCCTACACCCCTCAAGTCGTTTCACAAAGCCGGACTAGAGTGAAGCTCAACAGGGTCTTCTTTCCCCGCTGATTTTGCCAAGCCCGTTCCCTTGGCTGTGGTTTCGCTAGATGATAGATAGGGACAGTGGGAATCTCGTTAATCCATTCATGCGCGTCACTAATTAGATGACGAGGCATTTGGCTACCTTAAGAGAGTCATAGTTACTCCCGCCGTTTACCCGCGCTTGGTTGAATTTCATCACTTTGACATTCAGAGCACTGGGCAGAAATCACATTGCGTCAACACCTTTTCAAGCCATCGCAATGCTATGTTTTAATTAAACAGTCGGATTCCCCTTGTCCGCTCCAGTTCTGAGTTAGCCGTTCACTACAGCTGGGAAGGCGAGCCAACCCTCGGCAAATACCAGAGCGCCCATGCAAGTCCGGAAACCCTCACGGGCAACCAGCCAAACAAAGGCGCTCAGGAAACGCCAAGGGCCCCATGCTGCCCGGCCCTCAGAGCCAATCCTTGTCCCGAAGTTACGGATCCATTTTGCCGACTTCCCTTATCTACCTTATTCTATCGACCAGAGGCTGCTAACCTTGGAGACCTGATGCGGATATAGGTACGGACGGGGGTGCGAATAACAATGTTCCCTTCCCTTTTCACGGACAGTCGTGGGCGCACCAGACACCCCGAAAGTCGAGATGCTATTCCAGCACAGAGTCCCTATCGCCAGATAAGCTGATTCCAGGGCACTCGAGACTGTTAAAAAGCAAAGATAACGCTTCCCGGGACCCACGCCTGCGTCGAGAAGTTCACTTGTGTTGCCACCCAGTATCCACGACCCGGCTCGGGAATATTAGCCCGATTCCCTTTCGCGGAGCGGACCAAAGTCACCTCACACGCAGTTAAGCTGGCGCTTAGGACCGGCTAACCCATGTCCAAACATAGTTCACATGGAACCCTGCTCCACTTCAGTCTTCAAAATTCTCATTTGAATATTAACTACTACCGCCAAGATCGGCACTAGGCGCCGCTCCATGTGGGCTCACGCGCCACACTTCGCCGCAACGCCCACGTCTTCCTACACATTGTCACCGAGAATCTGCGACAATGGCCGGGTTTCGGTAACCTGCTTGAGCGCCATCCATTTTCAGGGCCAGTTCATTCGGCAGGTGAGTTGTTACACACTCCTTAGCGGATTTCGACTTCCATGACCACCGTCCTGCTGTCTATATGAACCAACACCTTTTATGGTATCTGATGAGCAGGTATTTAGGCACCTTAACCCAGCGTTAGGTGCATCCCTCATCGCCATTATTGCTTACCAAAAATGGCCCACTAAGAATTCACATTCAACCCGAATGTTCAGTTAAGCAACAGACGGGGTCTTACCCATTTAAAGTTTGAGAATAGGTCAACAGGCACAGCCCACCGATACCTCTAATCATTAGCTTTACCTGGTAAAACTGAGACAGTGCTACGCACCATGAATTCCAGCTATCCTGAGAGAAACTTCGGAAGAAACCAGCTACTAGATGGTTCGATTAGTCTTTCGCCCCTATACCCAGGTTTGACGAACGATTTGCACGTCAGTATCGCGGCGGACCTCCATCAGGCTTTCGCCTGACTTCATCCTACCCAGGCATAGTTCACCATCTTTCGGGTCCTAACAACCATGCTCCTGCGCAATCCACCCAAAGGCGACCGGCCGCATGTGAATTGAGACGACAAAGTCCCAAGGCCATGCTTTCACTTTCATTTCGCGTACGGGTTTGCCACCCAAACACTTGCACGAGTGTTAGACTCCTTGGCTCGTGTTTCAAGACGAGTCAGTTGGAACATGTACTCCAGACAGCGAGGCTCCAGTCGGAGCATACCCAAATGTAATAGGGTATTTACATCGGGGAGAGGCTGTAGAGTCTGGAATCTGCTAGTCACACTAGAGATGGCACGACTGTGTTTAGCGACACCCCAATGCACGCTGGCTGAACCAAAGGGATTACTCAGACCATGCCAGGATAATTATCCGGGACAGGACTGTGGCACCCAGTGGAAGCGTACGTCCCAATTGGTTCCCTTTCAGCAGTTTCAGGTACTTTTAACACTCTTTTCAAAGTTCTTTTCACCTTTCCCTCACGGTACTTGTTCGCTATCGGTCTCACACCCGTATTTAGCCTTATGAGAAGACTACCTCACAATTTGCGCTTCAATCCCAAAAAGCACGACTCTATGCAGGCGTACCGACACGTGGATAGACATAGGAGCGAGTACGGGATTGTCACCCTCTCTGATGTCCTGTCCCAAGAAACTTAGCACCAAGCTACCACTGGCAACGCCGCTCAAGACCACAAGTCCGTTGGCAAATTCAACGGATTTTCACTTTGGGCTCCTCCCTCTTCGCTCGCCGTTACTAGGGGaatcatatttattttctcTTCTTCcacttaattatatgtttaAATTCAGTGGATAGCCTCACCCAATCTCAGGAACTCCGTTACGGCACATCGTCCACGGCAACAGATAACAGGGTTATGTAATGTCAACTGACTGAGTTAGTTATTACACAACCTAGTTATCCATTGCTGTTGACACTGCCAAATCCATTTGGGACTCTATAGTCCACTAGCCACTGCATTGTAAAACATAGAGTACTTGCATACAGCTTAGTTTCACTCATCAACAACTAGCGACCAGAGCCTAAAATCGAAAACCCCCAACATGGGTTTTCACTCACATCCCAACTCTAACAGTGGTAACCGGTAACTAAGTTATCAGTCACATCCATTAGTTGGGTTGGGATAGGAATTTGAGGTTCACTGAAATGGGAGTACCACGTGCAAGCAGAGGTGGTGTGTCTAATACGTTCAGAAATCTGTTGATTCGCAGAAGTCTGCAAGTCACAATGCTTATCGCACTTCGCTGCGTCCTTCATCGTTGTGTGAGCCAAGACATCCACCGCTGAAAGTTTAAATCATAGCATTGGGTACCAGTGTTTGTAGACTATAATAATCCACATTACATTGGTACACGTCTTTCACAGATCATCAAGGTAATATGTAAAACATAGTTACCAAGATGATAAAGCTCCTTAATCTACCAAGTATCTTAAGGAACATCCCATAACCACGTGGACAGTATGCAAAAGGATTAAGATATAAAGTATAATAggttaataaattaacccAAAACCCTAAACAATCCTCCACATACTGATCCGCATTGGCATGGGCTTACCCGGGTACTCTTCAAACTACTAGTAACTAGTAGAATGAGGATCCGGCGGGGTAGGGTGTAACGCCCTCAAAGTCAACCGACCAATTGATTGCCTCTATCGCTTAGCCAGCTGACCCTGAGGGATGACGATAAGCAAACCCGAATGGATTTTCTACCGTCCCGTCACATCTTCCCACTAAAACTAGAACACCAGTCTTAGCAGAATTAGGTAGTGAAACTACTAGTGTAGTTCATGATAGGTAGTAACTACTAGTGAGTCACTCAATCAACTCTGTTACAATGTGGTCCAGAGGACCTAGATGGTAATGTGAATGATCCTTCCGCAGGTTCACCTACGGAAACCTTGTTACGACTTCTCCTTCCTTTAAGTGATAAGGTTCACAAAACTTCCCTAGACGTTCCCTGTCGGGAACATCACGGTCCGAATAATTCACCGGATCACTCGATCGGTAGGAGCGACGGGCGGTGTGTACAAAGGGCAGGGACGTAA
Coding sequences within:
- the slc39a1 gene encoding ZIP Zinc transporter family protein — protein: MNIIVSKFLASTCLFGSAILGCFIPSIIRKTIKNEGSEPQTSKKEGIMCLCNCLAAGFIMGMTFLHMFPETAEQCSSSGLFIKIKENKLNLTFVIMLSSFSIMLFLERVLSFGRTPCCSVFNDCKDNTKCCVPIDEESLVNCGIKTEEAIINQSDHAIKPCPSPRYKHKHNQILATIKNLLCPICDCNGLCITLALFLHSVFEGLVVGLEDHDVHMWLITVAIVLHKWAAGMALASFLVGNTKTTTYAMFAIFCLGSPLGVLIGSLILDSNLKVIAVLNAIALGTLVYVGFEIIVHELFCEIKCKRTALYKWISFMLGITLIFSTLILEFFLSNHDH
- a CDS encoding NUDIX domain protein, with protein sequence MFISYHIDLFSNMIDKTKIDSMPNSTEVICMVDKDDNEVGSCTRKEMRLYNEWHRISSVVILSNPDDPHLFYHIRDLAKEYCPGFVDLAFGGVVSVGETYMENAIREVYEECGLPLQEDNLIEVGYFPRDDDQVKCHYKVFVALFNGTAEELTPQKGEVLYIKKVPLSEVDDLMKNSPHTKSCPKILEFVKSFISQGKMAQLNEAKL